In Phocoena phocoena chromosome 11, mPhoPho1.1, whole genome shotgun sequence, one DNA window encodes the following:
- the RACGAP1 gene encoding rac GTPase-activating protein 1 has product MDTLMLNMRNLFEQLVRRMEILSEGNEVQFIQLAKDFEEFRKKWQRTDHELGKYKDLLMKVETERSALDVKLKHARNQVDVEIKRRQRAEADCEKLERQIQLIREMLMCDTSGSIQLSEEQRSALAFLNRGQPSSGNAGNKRLSTIDESGSILSDISFDKTDESLDWDSSLVKTFKLKKREKRRSSSRQFIDGPPGPVKKTRSIGSTADQGNESIVAKTTVTVPNDGGPIEAVSTIETVPYWTKSRRKTGTLQPWNSDSTLSSRQPESKTDTDGSNTPQSNGGMRLHDFVSKTVIKPESCVPCGKRIKFGKLSLKCRDCRVVSHPECRDRCPLPCIPTLIGTPVKIGEGMLADYVSQTSPMIPSIVVHCVNEIEQRGLTETGLYRISGCDRTVKELKEKFLRVKTVPLLSKVDDIHAICSLLKDFLRNLKEPLLTFRLNKTFMEAAEITDEDNSIAAMYQAVGELPQANRDTLAFLMIHLQRVAQSPSTKMDVANLAKVFGPTIVAHAVPNPDPVIMLQDIKRQPKVVERLLSLPLEYWSQFMMVEQENIDPMHVIENSNAFSTPQTPDVKVSLLGPVTTPEHQFLKTPSSSSLSQRVRSTLTKNTPRFGSKSKSAANLGRQGNFFASPMLK; this is encoded by the exons ATGGATACTTTGATGCTGAATATGCGGAATCTGTTTGAGCAGCTTGTACGCCGGATGGAGATTCTCAGTGAAGGAAATGAAGTCC AATTTATCCAGTTGGCCAAGGACTTTGAAGAATTCCGTAAAAAGTGGCAGAGAACAGATCACGAGCTGGGCAAATACAAGGATCTTTTGATGAAAGTAGAGACTGAGCGTAGTGCTCTGGATGTTAAGCTGAAGCATGCACGCAATCAGGTGGATGTAGAGATCAAACGGAGACAGCGAGCTGAGGCTGACTGTGAAAAGCTG GAAAGACAGATTCAGCTGATTCGAGAGATGCTCATGTGTGACACATCTGGCAGCATTCAACTAAGTGAGGAGCAAAGATCAGCTCTGGCTTTTCTCAACAGAGGCCAACCATCCAGCGGCAATGCTGGAAACAAGAG ACTGTCAACCATTGATGAATCTGGTTCCATTTTATCAGATATCAGCTTTGACAAGACTGATGAATCGCTG GATTGGGATTCTTCTTTGGTCAAGACTTTTAaactgaagaagagagaaaagagg CGCTCTAGTAGCCGACAGTTCATTGATGGTCCCCCCGGACCTGTAAAGAAAACTCGTTCCATTGGCTCCACAGCAGACCAG GGAAATGAATCCATAGTTGCAAAAACTACAGTTACTGTTCCCAATGATGGCGGGCCCATTGAAGCTGTGTCCACTATTGAGACTGTGCCATATTGGACCAAGAGCCGAAGGAAAACAG GTACTTTACAGCCTTGGAATAGTGACTCCACCTTGAGCAGCAGGCAGCCGGAGTCAAAAACCGACACAGACGGCTCCAACACTCCACAAAGCAATGGAGGGATGCGCCTGCATGACTTTGTCTCTAAGACG GTTATTAAACCCGAATCTTGTGTACCATGTGGAAAGCGAATAAAGTTTGGCAAGCTGTCTCTGAAGTGTCGAGACTGTCGTGTGGTCTCTCATCCAGAATGTCGGGACCGCTGTCCCCTTCCCTGCATTCCTACCCTGATAGGGACACCTGTCAAGATCGGAGAA GGAATGCTGGCAGACTATGTGTCCCAGACTTCTCCAATGATCCCTTCAATTGTTGTCCACTGTGTAAATGAGATTGAGCAGAGAGGGCTGACCGAG ACAGGCCTGTATCGGATCTCAGGCTGTGACCGGACAGTAAAagagctgaaagagaaattcCTCAGAGTGAAAACTGTACCCCTCCTCAGCAAAGTGGATGACATCCATGCTATCTGTAGCCTCCTGAAAGACTTCCTTCGAAACCTCAAAGAACCCCTTCTGACCTTTCGGCTAAACAAGACCTTTATGGAAGCAGCAG aaATCACAGATGAGGACAACAGCATAGCTGCCATGTACCAGGCTGTTGGTGAACTGCCCCAGGCCAACAGAGACACATTAGCTTTCCTCATGATTCACTTGCAGAG AGTGGCTCAGAGCCCAAGCACTAAAATGGATGTTGCCAATCTGGCTAAAGTCTTTGGCCCTACAATAGTTGCCCATGCTGTGCCCAATCCAGATCCAGTGATAATGTTACAGGACATCAAGCGTCAACCCAAG GTGGTAGAGCGCCTGCTTTCACTACCCCTGGAATACTGGAGTCAGTTCATGATGGTGGAACAAGAGAACATTGACCCCATGCATGTCATCGAAAACTCAAATGCGTTTTCAACACCACAGACCCCAGATGTTAAAG